The following proteins are co-located in the Phragmites australis chromosome 10, lpPhrAust1.1, whole genome shotgun sequence genome:
- the LOC133883178 gene encoding uncharacterized protein LOC133883178 isoform X2 — translation MESPEGPAPESGERAAPDQDGNAQTAPGHNSRRPNLSLQIPARTLDNNIPTSTRINISSSPSSTRAGLPPRPNSTRTKSSIKNIIPQHSFRARSSAQEGDRVILLNPGTSSEGQQDNPTTARSFSFRKVINSLSAKRPHSLPVTPVGATDKSSSPGSQIDNVPITANQEAEAKIRRSLSVPGNRKNRSFRRADSLGVMRVISTTPRPVPVDATISSDGIEETIDVPEDGGEDIPEEEAVCRICFIELNEGGETLKMECSCKGELALAHQDCAVKWFSIKGNKICDVCKQEVQNLPVTLLRIPTQTANRRIANAAQQRAAQQYRFWQDIPILVMVSMLAYFCFLEQLLVTDLQSSALAISLPFSCVLGLISSMIASTMVSKSYLWAYASFQFAIVILFAHIFYNVLRVIPVLAVLLSSFTGFGIAISTNSLLVEYLRWRARRNQRLAQRPSNDGQRSESEDNGADENNGDRQQGRNPDPGNNAA, via the exons ATGGAGAGCCCCGAGGGGCCGGCTCCGGAGTCCGGCGAACGGGCG GCACCGGACCAGGATGGCAATGCCCAAACTGCACCTGGGCATAATTCGCGGAGGCCAAACCTTTCTTTGCAAATACCAGCTAGAACCTTGGATAACAATATTCCTACTTCAACAAGAATTAATATATCCTCCAGCCCCAGTTCGACGAGAGCTGGTTTGCCACCAAGACCTAATTCAACGAGAACAAAATCATCTATCAAGAACATCATACCTCAGCACAGTTTCAGGGCAAGGAGTTCAGCCCAGGAAGGTGATCGGGTGATCCTTCTAAATCCTGGGACATCATCTGAAGGGCAGCAGGATAACCCAACGACAGCAAGATCGTTTTCTTTTAGAAAGGTTATTAACTCTTTATCGGCAAAACGGCCCCATTCTCTTCCAGTCACACCCGTAGGAGCTACCGACAAGTCTTCATCTCCGGGAAGTCAGATAGATAACGTGCCAATTACGGCT AATCAAGAAGCTGAGGCAAAGATTAGACGTTCACTTTCAGTACCAGGAAACCGCAAAAACAGAAGTTTCAGGAGGGCGGATTCATTAGGTGTCATGCGTGTGATCTCAACAACCCCACGACCTGTTCCAGTTGACGCGACCATATCGAGTGATGGCATTGAAGAAACAATCGATG TTCCTGAAGATGGAGGCGAAGATATTCCTGAAGAAGAGGCAGTCTGCAGAATTTGTTTTATTGAACTCAATGAAGGAGGGGAAACACTTAAAATGGAGTGCAGCTGCAAAGGAGAACTTGCCCTTGCACACCAAGATTGTGCTGTCAAATGGTTTAGCATCAAGGGAAACAAGATATGTGATGTCTGCAAACAAGAAGTTCAGAATCTGCCTGTGACTTTACTGAGAATACCAACTCAAACTGCGAACAGACGAATAGCAAATGCTGCTCAGCAGAGAGCAGCTCAACAGTACAG ATTTTGGCAGGACATTCCAATTCTGGTGATGGTTAGCATGCTTGCGTACTTCTGTTTCTTGGAACAACTTCTG GTTACTGATTTGCAGTCAAGTGCACTGGCAATTTCATTGCCTTTCTCATGCGTGTTGGGCCTCATTTCTTCCATGATAGCATCCACTATGG TGTCAAAAAGCTATCTATGGGCCTATGCTTCATTTCAGTTTGCTATTGTGATCCTGTTTGCTCATATCTTCTACAACGTG TTGAGAGTGATTCCAGTCCTTGCGGTCCTACTCTCCTCGTTCACAGGGTTTGGGATTGCTATTAGTACGAACTCGCTGCTTGTAGAGTACTTGAGGTGGAGAGCTAGGAGAAATCAGCGTTTGGCTCAGCGGCCTTCCAACGATGGGCAGCGTTCAGAATCTGAAGATAACGGTGCAGATGAAAATAATGGTGATAGGCAGCAAGGGCGTAATCCAGATCCTGGTAACAACGCTGCATGA
- the LOC133883178 gene encoding uncharacterized protein LOC133883178 isoform X1 translates to MESPEGPAPESGERAAPDQDGNAQTAPGHNSRRPNLSLQIPARTLDNNIPTSTRINISSSPSSTRAGLPPRPNSTRTKSSIKNIIPQHSFRARSSAQEGDRVILLNPGTSSEGQQDNPTTARSFSFRKVINSLSAKRPHSLPVTPVGATDKSSSPGSQIDNVPITAQNQEAEAKIRRSLSVPGNRKNRSFRRADSLGVMRVISTTPRPVPVDATISSDGIEETIDVPEDGGEDIPEEEAVCRICFIELNEGGETLKMECSCKGELALAHQDCAVKWFSIKGNKICDVCKQEVQNLPVTLLRIPTQTANRRIANAAQQRAAQQYRFWQDIPILVMVSMLAYFCFLEQLLVTDLQSSALAISLPFSCVLGLISSMIASTMVSKSYLWAYASFQFAIVILFAHIFYNVLRVIPVLAVLLSSFTGFGIAISTNSLLVEYLRWRARRNQRLAQRPSNDGQRSESEDNGADENNGDRQQGRNPDPGNNAA, encoded by the exons ATGGAGAGCCCCGAGGGGCCGGCTCCGGAGTCCGGCGAACGGGCG GCACCGGACCAGGATGGCAATGCCCAAACTGCACCTGGGCATAATTCGCGGAGGCCAAACCTTTCTTTGCAAATACCAGCTAGAACCTTGGATAACAATATTCCTACTTCAACAAGAATTAATATATCCTCCAGCCCCAGTTCGACGAGAGCTGGTTTGCCACCAAGACCTAATTCAACGAGAACAAAATCATCTATCAAGAACATCATACCTCAGCACAGTTTCAGGGCAAGGAGTTCAGCCCAGGAAGGTGATCGGGTGATCCTTCTAAATCCTGGGACATCATCTGAAGGGCAGCAGGATAACCCAACGACAGCAAGATCGTTTTCTTTTAGAAAGGTTATTAACTCTTTATCGGCAAAACGGCCCCATTCTCTTCCAGTCACACCCGTAGGAGCTACCGACAAGTCTTCATCTCCGGGAAGTCAGATAGATAACGTGCCAATTACGGCT CAGAATCAAGAAGCTGAGGCAAAGATTAGACGTTCACTTTCAGTACCAGGAAACCGCAAAAACAGAAGTTTCAGGAGGGCGGATTCATTAGGTGTCATGCGTGTGATCTCAACAACCCCACGACCTGTTCCAGTTGACGCGACCATATCGAGTGATGGCATTGAAGAAACAATCGATG TTCCTGAAGATGGAGGCGAAGATATTCCTGAAGAAGAGGCAGTCTGCAGAATTTGTTTTATTGAACTCAATGAAGGAGGGGAAACACTTAAAATGGAGTGCAGCTGCAAAGGAGAACTTGCCCTTGCACACCAAGATTGTGCTGTCAAATGGTTTAGCATCAAGGGAAACAAGATATGTGATGTCTGCAAACAAGAAGTTCAGAATCTGCCTGTGACTTTACTGAGAATACCAACTCAAACTGCGAACAGACGAATAGCAAATGCTGCTCAGCAGAGAGCAGCTCAACAGTACAG ATTTTGGCAGGACATTCCAATTCTGGTGATGGTTAGCATGCTTGCGTACTTCTGTTTCTTGGAACAACTTCTG GTTACTGATTTGCAGTCAAGTGCACTGGCAATTTCATTGCCTTTCTCATGCGTGTTGGGCCTCATTTCTTCCATGATAGCATCCACTATGG TGTCAAAAAGCTATCTATGGGCCTATGCTTCATTTCAGTTTGCTATTGTGATCCTGTTTGCTCATATCTTCTACAACGTG TTGAGAGTGATTCCAGTCCTTGCGGTCCTACTCTCCTCGTTCACAGGGTTTGGGATTGCTATTAGTACGAACTCGCTGCTTGTAGAGTACTTGAGGTGGAGAGCTAGGAGAAATCAGCGTTTGGCTCAGCGGCCTTCCAACGATGGGCAGCGTTCAGAATCTGAAGATAACGGTGCAGATGAAAATAATGGTGATAGGCAGCAAGGGCGTAATCCAGATCCTGGTAACAACGCTGCATGA